The genomic interval tgctgtgtgagaggtaatttaaggtggttctgacaagtgtcgtcgacgtcttcatatccggtcatatgggcggcaagccactcccaactggtcacatgggcagcaagccactcccacaaaggaggccacacccacagagtaggttcgaacaatttttgaaacccaccactgtggtaaGTTGAGTGTATTTCCATCTAGCTTTTAGACTCAGTAGCTGTCACATTGAGAACTTGCTTTCAGTAGATGGACCTTGAAGTTCTATTAGAAAAGGAAAGCTCATAACTCTCGGCCCACATCTGCGAAATGGGCCCACATCTGCTAAAACTGGACATCAGACATATTAGAGAAAAGATGAGGTCCTGTCATTCCATACCATAAACATTCAACAGGATGGTCCCATATAGGATGATTCCCAATTCGTCTCTCACCGTGACTAAGTAATAACCGGAGTCTTTAAAATCCACCTTCAGGAGTTGCAGGGAGCCATTGTCATAAATATTTACTCTGTCTTTGTAAACGCTGGATATATTGGCATAAACGCCAGACTTCCATTCGGCGATTTTGGTTGTGCCGCTTGCTGATGTGTGCTTCCACTCAATCACTGGGCTTGTCTCACCAGTATAGGCTACTGACAGCAAAACGTTCTCGGCCACCGAAGTGTTGAGGTTTGGCTGTGAGACGAATAAGGATATTTCTCctccttgagctgaaaaaaaaaaatcaaacagagGCATCACTGTTGAAACAATCTTTACCAAGGGGCCCTGTCAGTTGGATGATCTActaccacccctcccctcccaggagtccccacgcagcccgttttggatgcaggtaagtgacTCGAATTTGATACCcctaatttatatagctgctcacAACCTCACAAATTTGTTGCCAAACATGGGAATGAaagcaaacaaagcaaaaataatgaaaagacGTGACAACAATGGTGCCAGGGGATAATCATTCAACCAATCAACCGCAATCAAGTCAAAGAAAAGCTTCTTTCATGCCCATGTCACCTCCAACAACCACAAGTTTTCCAATTAAATTTCCTTTGAAAAAGAGCAGTAAAAGCACACATACAccttatatacacacacacactcacacactcactcactcactcactcactcactcactctatccatctacctacctacctacctacctacccacccacccacccacccacccacccacctatcatctataatctatcatctatatctatatcatcgaTTAtcgatctacctacctacctctctatcatatctatctttctatcaatctatcgatctatctacccacccacctatctatctatcattgattatcaatctacctacctacctcactATCTATcacatctatctttctatctatctatcatctatctatctatctatctatctatctatctatctatcatctatctatctatctatcaatcatctatctatctatctatctatctatctatctatctatctacctacctacctacctacttacctacccacccacctatcatctatcatctatcatctatatctatatcattgaTTAtcgatctacctacctacctacctctctatcaTATCTAGCTTTCTatcaatctatcgatctatctacctatccaccTATCTATCATTGATtatcaatctacctacctacctcactatctatcacatctatctatctatctatctatctgtctatctatctatctatctatctacctacctacctacctacctacctacctacctacccacccacctatcatttataatctatcatctatatctatatcattgaTTAtcgatctatctacctacctacctctctatcatatctatctttctatcaatctatcgatctatctacccacccacctacctatctatcattgattatcaatctacctacctacctcactatctatcacatctatctatctatctatctatctatctatctatctatctatctatctatctatcatctatctatcatctatctatctatctatctatctatctatctatctatctatctatctatctacctacctacctacctacctacctacctacctacccatccatccacccacctacccacctatcatctataatctatcatctatatctatatctatatcattgaTTAtcgatctacctacctacctctctatcaTATATATTTCTatcaatctatcgatctatctacccacccacctacctatctatcattgattatcaatctacctacctacctcactatcacatctatcatctatctatctatctatctatctatctatctatctatctatctatcatctatctatctatcatctatcatctatctaatctatatctatctctatcacctatctatctatctatctatctatctatctatctatctatccatccatccatccatccatccatctatatatctatcatctagctagttacatatctttctatctctgtcaCATACATTctatgtgtatacacatacatacaccttGTATACACCCACACATTCTTACTGTAATAGGACCAATAAGTTAAAAATTATTGTAcgccttttaaaaaggaaaggccTGCAATGTTTGATCAAAGAGAACAGTGCCAATGTAAACTGGCAGTTAAGGAAACCACCCCAACAAGCTTAATCAGTTGTTCTTTGGAATCCAGCTAGACACGGCAATACCCAACTAAGCAGAGTTGGCCCTGGTTAGTAACTGGGTGTGGGAGCCTAAGAAAGATCAGGGCTGGAGCCTTAACTGGGAAGTTGAAAACCCGTTCTGGGAGAAAGTCAATGTTAAAGCACTTCCAAgcaggcaatcctcaacttatgaccgcagttaggagcagaatttccattgctaaggaaaGCAGTGGTTCAGTGAGCTGTGCCCAATCTTTTCTGCCCTGGTTGTTAAGCCAATCGCTGCAGTTGCTGAGTGAAGCATGCAGTTGGTAAgtgagtgaatctggtttcccctttgCTTTTGCAGCTGGCAAAGTCACAAATGGTTATcgcatctcacacacacacacacacacacacacacacacacacacacacacagagtaaatACATACCAATTGGCAAgtgccaaaattttgatcatgtgagcatgAAGATGCTGCAAGGATCATAAGGAGGGGGACCGgtttcaaataattattttcagtgctgttgtaacttcagatggtcatTATACACAAATGTAAATTGAGGAGCGTCTGTTTTACGGCTAGGAAAATTACAGGGACATGTTCTTAAGTTGAGCTCAATGTCCTGTATAAAAGTTATGGGAACGGAATGGCGTTTTAGACATCTGTTGGTCAAACCATGGGCTGGCCCAGTCAAATCTTAGAATTATGACCTGGTTGCAAAAGGCACCAAATATCACATAAAGAAGGAAATTGTAATCTCTCTATTCTGTGTAGAGATAAAGAAGTTCTCTCATAACCCAGGTCTTAAGGGAGGAGCCTagtacaggtaggcctcaacttacaacagttcattcaatgACCGTGTGAAGTTACAAGAGCAGTAAGCCCTTATATGTaaaatcagaaaggtcggcagtttggcagtttgaatccctagcgttgcgcagcggagggagctcccgttacttgtcccagcttctgccaacctagcagtacgaaagcatgtaaaaatgcaagtagaaaaatagggaccacttttggtgggaaggctagtcaaccttgagccagtcaggatcgaactgctggcagccggcagtcaggaaAAGTaacctgcactactgcactctaaccactgtgccaccatggctctcatGAATGGTGGATTCAAAACCATTGTTTGGTCTGCACTTCAAATCAAGGCTGGTTTTGGATAGGCAACAatatgtgggtgggtgggcgggtgtgtctgtgtgtgtatacacatatattGAAGTCAATCTTGACTTCTCAAGAAGTTCATGGAGTTTTCTTAGCAACATCCTTGGATGTCGTTTGCCATTCTTCCTAAGAACTGAGCAAATGACTTCTCAAAAATCAGCTACATAGTTAGTTTTtattgtggcacgacaaaaccgcgctcgactaaagcatgcccgattaaactgcgtcgctgacgtcatcaacagggcgagaACAGcaagcgcagagaaagaagggtgctttaaatagcgctttgaaagcaagccgattcaacttaagggttaggtttagggttagctttagggttagctttagggttaggttaagggttaaggttagctttagggttaggttaagggttaggttaagggttaggattaggtttagggttaggttaagggttaggtttaggattaggtttaggggggttaggtttaggtttaggggttaattttaggtttagtgtttacagagtgcttctgtctccgcgctgttgtcgccctgtgatgacgtcagctacgcggtttcgttgagcgcgctttagtcgaacgcggttttgtggtggaaccagttttTATGCCTGCTTGTCACAAGAAACAGTTTTAtctacagtcctcgacttacatctGTTAGTTTAGGAACAATCTgcagttacaagggcactgagaaAAATGAATTAGAAACAGTCCTCACCCTTACAACTGTTCCAGCACCCCTATATCACATgagcaaaatttgggtgcttggcaactggcatgtatttatgatagttgcaacaTCCCAGTGTCGTGGGATCACTATTTACAACCTTCCCAGACagctttggacaagcaaagtctacGGGAGAAACTGGATTCACTTGTCAACTGTGTAATtcccttaataactgcagtgattcagttaacaactgtggcaaaaaaatgtcatgaaatcaggtgcaactcacttaacactgCCTTGTTAGCAATGGGAATTCCGtttccaattgtgattgtaagtcaagaattatctaaaagtctatagagattctcagtcatccaggtcatggttgtcccaaatatgctttttcaggaggcaactgaactttcttggttttttttttcttttgaagacgtttcccttctcatcctagaagcttcttcagctctgactggatggtggagaatggaaggatttatattccttgcaaacagctggtcatttacatccttttagagggtcgttgaagcacttagagatttatctgtgtcctcagggtcacctaagtGAGGGTTTTGGTTCCTGTAACCTGCCAttattttccctctggaaatccgttccacaccattcaaagggtgttcatcccaaattatatagaccaaaatagaccaaaaaaaatagaccaaaatagatcaaataaaagaggtggagttgcactatatataagaaataattacctctctacagaaatagagacaacaatgatgagaactatcttgaatgcatttgggtcaatattaaaggttgggagggggggtgacattgccataggtataTACTACAGGCTACCCaacaaagcagaggaagtagatgaaccttttgctagtcagctaactaaggtatgtaggaagcacacctcaatagtagtgggggattttaactaccctgacatcaactgggaaacaaactctgcaccaagtggaagatccaacaggttcctaacaaacctagcagacaactttgtttcccaaaaagtagagaagggaacaaggggatcagccatattggacttaattctcactaacagagaggaaatgatagaaggtgttgaagccacaggaaccctgggagcaagtgaccatgcaatattggaattcaacattatgcaaacacaagtagtagaacaaagtgaaactagagtcttggactttaagagagctgatttcaataaatttagagagagcttgggaaaaattccatggatgagaatcctcaaagggaaaacaactcaagaagcttgggaaattttgaaaaatgagattacaaaagcccagtctagcacaataccaatgaagaagaaaaataacagcttccaaaagaaaccagcatggctacataaagaactctctgacaaattgaaagacaaaaaagataagtataaaaagtggaaaagggggggaacataactaaggcagaatatcagcaaatagctccAACGTTTAAAGATgaaatgaggaaagctaaggctcacaatgaagaaaggcttgccacaaaagtaaaaaataataacaaccaaaaaaagcttcttccaacatgttaaaaacaagaaaaaagctaaggaaacaattggtccattgctaggagaaagtggcaagaaggtgacaagcaacagggagaaagcagaactatttaactcatgttttgcatctgtctttacacaaagggataaagcagtccaacctatcaaaaacagcaccacaaaaatcagattaggaacacaagttgaaatagggaagaaaatggtaagtgagcacctgtctaccctagatgagttcaaatcaccaggaccggatggattataccccagggttctgaaagaactggcagataattctatcctattcctattctattcctatttctaattctattcctattccctattctattcccattcccaattctattcctattccattcctaattctatcctactcctattctattcctattccctattctattccaattcccattgctattcctcttcctctttcctcttcctcttcccattctcattcccattcccaattctattcctattccattcctaattctatcctattcctattccctattctattctattcccattcccaattctattcctattctattcctaattctatcctattcctattccctattctattctattcccattcccaattctattcctattctattcctattcctattccctattctattcccattcccattcccaatgcttttcctcttcctatttcctcttctcttcccattcTCATTTCCATTcccaattctattcctattcctattctattcctaattctatcctattcctattctactcctattcctattccctattctattcccattcccattcccaattctattcctattcctattctattcctattcctattccctattctattcccattcccattcccaatgctattcctcttcctatttcctcttcctcttcccattctCATTTCCATTcccaattctattcctattcctattctattcctaattctatactattcctattctattcctaattctatcctcttcccattccattcctattcccattccaaatgctattcctcttcctcttccctcttcctcttcccattcccaattctattcccattccccgGGAAGTGTGGTGGGGGGAAGCAAAACGACCCCTAactccttctctcccccacccttaCACACAAAACCCCCATATGGTTGCCAATGTCTTTGCTCCGACCCGGGTTTTTGAGGACACGTCAGGCAGAAATTCCTAGGATTTCAGCAACAGGCGCGCCCCTTTCCCCTCGCTGCCTGCCCTGAGCCGGGAAAACGACACCTGTTCAGCGTCCAGAAAGGGGCGAGGGGAGAAGCGAGGCGGTGGAGGGAAAATAGGCTACGAAGgagtttttccccccagttcCCCCCAATCCCGAACCTGGAAGGGGAGGCGCGCCAGGCACTCACTTTGCAGAGCCCACTGGGCGGCCAGGCACAAAGTCACCCAAGCCGGTCGGACTCCCGGTCGGCGGCAGCTCTGCGGGCGGTCGAGAGGCCTCATCAGAAAGCGGGGAAACGCCGCCGGGGTTCATTCAGACGACCCTCTGGGCCGACCTGGCCGAAGACGAGGTCGGGAGGGATGCGGGGTTCCACGCGTCGGCGGCATGGAGATGGCAGAAGCCCGTCGGCGGCGCGACGAGCGTTCGTGGCCCCGGCTTTTCCCTCAGCAAGAGGCAGAGCCGGGAGAGGAAGGCCGGCCTCCGCCTTCGGCTCCCGCCCTGCCAGCCCGGCGGCTCTTGCTTTGCGCTGCGGCTGGCCCAGGGCCAGCGATCTGCCACGCTCGGCGCTCGCCCTGCCCAGCCGCCCGGCCTGTTGTTGTTGGCCAGGCTGGTTAGAAGATGGATTCACCCATCCGCCTTGGAGTCAATACATTagattagaatggaataggaataggaatggaataggaatggaataggaatagaataaaatagaataggaataaaatggaataggaataggaatagaataaaatagaataggaataaaatggaataggaataggaatagaataaaataggaataggaataaaatagaataggaatggaatggaataggaatagtataaaataaaataggaataaaatagaataggaatggaatggaatagaataaaataggaataaaatagaataggaatggaataggaatagaataaaatagaataggaataaaatggaataggaataggaatagaataaaataggaataggaatggaatggaataggaatagaataaaataaaataggaataaaatagaataggaatggaatggaatagaatagaataaaataggaataaaatagaataggaatggaataggaatagaataaaatagaataggaataaaatgaataggaataggaatagaataaaataggaataggaataaaatagaataggaatggaatggaataggaatagaataaaataaaataggaataaaatagaataggaatggaatggaatagaataaaatagaataggaataaaatggaataggaataggaatagaataaaataggaataggaataaaataggaataggaataaaatagaataggaatggaatggaataggaatagtatataataaaataggaataaaatagaataggaatggaatggaatagaataaaataggaataaaatagaataggaatggaataggaatagaataaaatagaataggaataaaatggaataggaataggaatagaataaaatagaaataggaataaaatagaataggaatggaataggaatagaataaaataaaataggaataaaatagaataggaatggaatggaatagaataaaataggaataaaatagaataggaatggaatggaataggaatagaataaaatagaataggaataaaatggaataggaataggaatagaataaaataggaataggaataaaatagaataggaatggaatggaataggaatagaataaaataaaataggaataaaatagaataggaatggaatggaatagaataaaataggaataaaatagaataggaatggaatgaaataggaatagaataaaatagaataggaataaaatggaattggaataggaatagaataaaataggaataggaataaaatagaataggaatggaatggaataggaatagaataaaataaaataggaataaaatagaataggaatggaatggaataggaatagaataaaatagaataggaataaaatggaattggaataggaataggaatagaataaaataggaataggaatggaatggaataggaatagaataaaataaaataggaataaaatagaataggaatggaatggaatagaatagaataaaataggaataaaatagaataggaatggaataggaatagaataaaatagaataggaataaaatggaataggaataggaatagaataaaataggaataggaataaaatagaataggaatggaatggaataggaatagaataaaataaaataggaataaaatagaataggaatggaatggaatagaataaaatagaataggaataaaatggaataggaataggaatagaataaaataggaataggaataaaatagaataggaatggaatggaataggaatagtatataataaaataggaataaaatagaataggaatggaatggaatagaataaaataggaataaaatagaataggaatggaataggaatagaataaaatagaataggaataaaatggaataggaataggaatagaataaaatagaaataggaataaaatagaataggaatggaataggaatagaataaaataaaataggaataaaatagaataggaatggaatggaatagaataaaataggaataaaatagaataggaatggaatggaataggaatagaataaaatagaataggaataaaatggaataggaataggaatagaataaaataggaataggaataaaatagaataggaatggaatggaatggaataggaatagaataaaataaaataggaataaaatagaataggaatggaatggaatagaataaaataggaataaaatagaataggaatggaatgaaataggaatagaataaaatagaataggaataaaatggaattggaataggaatagaataaaataggaataggaataaaatagaataggaatggaatggaataggaatagaataaaataaaataggaataaaatagaataggaatggaatggaataggaatagaataaaatagaataggaataaaatggaattggaataggaataggaatagaataaaatagaataggaataaaatggaataggaatagaataagaatggaataggaatagaaatggaatagggatggaataggaatagaataaaatagaataggaataaaatggaattggaataggaatagaataaaataggaataaaatagaataggaatggaatggaataggaatagaataaaatagaataggaataaaatggaattggaataggaataggaatagaataaaataggaataaaatagaataggaataaaatggaataggaatagaataagaatggaataggaatggaataggaatagaataaaataggaataggaataaaatagaataggaatagaataaaataggaatagaaatagaataggaataggaataaaatagaatagggatggaataggaatagaataaaataggaatagaataggaatggaatagaataggaataaaatatgaatagaataaaatagaaataggaaaagaataggaataggaatagaataggaataggaataaaatatgaatagaatagaacagaattctttattggccaagtgtgattggatacacaaggaaatTGTCTTTCGTGCAaatgtcagtgtacataaagagaaaaagaaaaaaatacattcatcaaaaatcatacAACACTTTGTGATAatccataggttactaataagcaatcaaatctagGACAAACCCGAAGGAACAATTGAGTTCAGGTCTCCCCAGGCTAGTGCTCATGGGTTGTACTGGAATTCATGTCCCGTTATTCCCAGTCCAATAATTCAAAAATTGTGAAATTTGATATCTCATTCACCCAGTAGGACCTGGGTTTGTTAATCTGATCATCAGTTTCCAGTATCAACCAACCAGCTGGATATGTGcctattctttcttttgttttgttgcttGGAAACTTATTTGTGTTCACTCCACAGTGGCAACTTCTAGCAAAGTCTTCATCTTCAAGTTGTGCCCTCAAATAGGCatgtgatgttttttttccccattgatttgccaAGATGCCTTTTATCTCCTCAAATCAGCACTGTGTCTGCTGATCTCACAATCTCATGCATGTAGTCCTTAAgacccacaactgagcccaaaatttctgttgctaagtgagacaattgttaagggagttttgccccatgttatgacctttctggccatAGATATTAAATACATCACCTCAGTTATTAagatagtaacacggttgttaagtcaatctcgCATCCACAAAAACTTTAAttatcagaaggtctcaaaaggaggTGGCATGTCCACAAGACAttgcaaaccgtcataaatatgacacAGCTGCCAATCATCCGAATTTTGATTAGGTGACCAGAGGAATGCCTCAGtaaacacttttttcagtgccgttgtaacttcaaactctCTCTAAATGAATGATAGTAACTTGAGGATTCCCCATATATTTTGCCAGCTGGACTTATTTCTTTCCAGCTAAGTGGTGGCACCTTTCAGTTCTCAATTTAACCCATTTCTCTTTTGGCATCTGAACATGTTGATGTCAATCAAGGCTCTAAGGTCAGCCTTTCCTGCTCTCAGTAAAGGTTCTGATAAGTTGTCATCATTTCACAGAATTTCTTGTTTAATCAACAGAGAGAATGGGGCCTTGAAtggatataaaggtaaaggttccccttgcacatatgtgctagtcgttcctgactctagggggcggtgctcatctctctttcaaagccgaagagccaggccTGTCCGAAGACACTTCCGTGGCCATgtgtccggcatgactaaacgccgaaggcgcatggaacgctgttaccttcccaccaatggtggttcctatttttctacttgggattttttttacgtgctttcaaatctgggacaagtaacaggagctcactctgttacgcagcactaggtattcgaaccaccgaactgccaacctatcTGATCAACAACCGCATCCCCTTAAATGAATGGATGTAACTCTCTCTCAAACCAATAGTTTAGATTTTTATGGAAAGACATATGAGAAGCAAATACAATATATGATGGAGAAAGGCGAGGCACCGATTTAATGCTATTGTTTGCTCTATCCCACTGCTCAGAAGAAAAAGCATGATGGGTCCGTGGTATTCTTAGGAAAGAGAcaggaataataaaagaaaccAGTTGTTCAAGTTTATACTGTTTTATTAGACTGTGGAACAGAGATGGATATGCGCACACTAATTGTTAGAACTAattcaaataaatacaataaatgttGATGAACCttatgaaattttttaaaaaatagtacaggccttaaaaaaaaatcaaaagtaacACCACCCAAGAAATAGAGAGTTACGTGTGTGATGGATTTGTAGAAAAATAAGAGTACCCTGGGAAACAGCGTTTGTCGAAACAGGAATGCTACTAGATCAGAATTCAACCAAACGCA from Thamnophis elegans isolate rThaEle1 chromosome 6, rThaEle1.pri, whole genome shotgun sequence carries:
- the VSTM5 gene encoding V-set and transmembrane domain-containing protein 5, whose translation is MRPLDRPQSCRRPGVRPAWVTLCLAAQWALQTQGGEISLFVSQPNLNTSVAENVLLSVAYTGETSPVIEWKHTSASGTTKIAEWKSGVYANISSVYKDRVNIYDNGSLQLLKVDFKDSGYYLVTVRDELGIILYGTILLNVYEIIYEDLHFVVVFFAFLAAASAVLICLMWLCNKYMHFLQMERQQLRVSETEETELQTMGC